The nucleotide window TAACTCTCTCCTTAGTATCTTTCCAGTCGAGTTCTTCGGTAACTCATCCAAAAACGTCACATCATTTATCCTTTTGTATTCAGCTACTCTCTCCTTCACAAAATCGCATATATTTGATCGAGCTACATTGTGTCCCTTCTTCAGCACAATGAAGGCTTTGGGCGCTTCTCCGTTGGTCTCATGGGGAACCCCGATAACTGCAGCATCGTCTACTGATGGGTGATCGCGAAGGACACCTTCTAATTCAGCTGGCGGAACTTGGAAGCCCTTGACCTGGATAAGAACAacatatataacaattcaagtatataacaattcaagtcttggagaccctttacatctctggataatttgatgatctttttcattattatatacattttatctctgacacctttagtacttctgttgtttgtatatttctattagttttttttttgtgtaatttgacagttatatttatgtaattgttttttgtaattttgggttaattttattgtttgtaaaaattgacatgtaaaagtgcccctgtggcctatttgctgaataaatgttagatgttgatgttgatgtttgaTATTTCAACCAACTTGATGATACTGGTACAACTTAGTAAATTAGACGCTTATTAGGAAAACTACTGCTAAAAAACCATCCTGCATCCAAGGGCGGATCCCCTATGGTCAAGAGTCACATTGTCAAATTCTAGTTATGTTTCGcaaaattaacaattatttattgtaaacccAGCCCAGGGCTGGATCATGCATGAGCTgggtacgcaatacacggtcgtcgtgaacgctgctcgcactattagtgcttgagaaaggagacctaggctctccgaaacatgtcgcgcgagtgactaaaacaagtgagtctaaaccgtaaaatgatttaatggatCATGCATGCATCCATATTTTTAGAGTATTTACAGATTCAACTAGATTTCCACGTTATGTTTTCTTTAGCCTTAAGCAACCGAGAAATATGTAGGGTATGGATACAGGCTCATCCAGATGGTGCAAGGGCTTCTATGCGAGTTACCGCACATTGCTTTATCAATGAGGTTGGCAACTGTCGAAAATTTGGTGGCGCCAGGATAGGTTTCCCCTGTCTCTGattttgttctatgagatttggcttaaagggccataatattacgaaataaaaaacaagaaagaaaaaaaagaaagaaaaaaaattggacacaattctagggaccgGTAAACCTTTGCTGGCGCTATTTGTAAAATACTTCAACCGCACAACCTCATTCAATTAGTTGTACCTCAATAGCCGGTAGTGTTATGAAACTCCCATGCGGGTTTTCGCATCGTCCTTTTCCCCTATCGCCTTTTTACTTCATAAAATCGTCAGTAATTCAAAGAAGTACCTTAATAAGTTCTTTTAATCTATCAGCTATAGTAATGATGCCGTGCTCGTCTCCGATGGCCAAATCTCCACTTCTGAACCACCCATCGTCAGTAAATGCTTCTTTATTTGCTTTGTCGTTATTTCTATATCCCTTCATGACTTGTGGGCCACGAATCAACAGTTCTCCTTTCTGTAAAAAAGATAGAATTAATTACATTTACGTCTTGGGAACAAACCAAATTatatttagtaatattttttgatttgaatatttttaagtagtcacacaactataatatatcaattataaactgaaatagatgtcatatactaaataaAAGTGACCGAGCCCTCCGGGAGCCGGGAATCGAACCAGTGgtgtcttcagcttacgcggctaacattCTGAcaactagaccacccggccacaagTCTAgtacgttagccgcgtaagctgaagatgagcacaaaaccgcagccaaataacactagaccctactcatagtgttgtgttcctgccggtgagtaaggttgccggtgcggagtgttagggtcggcaacgcgcatgtaactcctctggagtttcaggcgtccataggctacagacactgcttaccatcaggcgggccgtatgcttgtttgccaccgacgtagtattaaaaaaagacGCCGGTTCTATTCCGGCGTCGGCCACCGGAGGGCTtgcttactttttttttggtatATGAGGATATATGACATCTGTTGTATCAGTTTACACTTACCTCATTAGGTCCAAGAGTTGTAAGATTTTCATCGACAATCTTAAGTTCAGTATTTGGAACAGGAAGACCAACACATCCATAGTTGTCATTGCCTCTTGGAGTTACTGTCACCACCGGTGAAGTTTCTGTTAGACCGTAGCCTTGCCTGAAGTCAAATTTTCTCTGAAAAGATCAAAATAATACagtatataaaaatgtatgtacaaTGCACATAATAATATCTTATACTGAATAGTTTTACGAGGTTTTGATAGTGACAGTCTTGGTGCTTTaacggtttactaatgtattgccaaaaatcgtttcccaaagtattacttcccaaactattttacgcaaattatcatttggcaaaatttcatttcgcaaattttcataatccaacctaacctaacccaacctagtacgtcattttcatttcgcaatatggggttgggaaatgaaatggttgcgaagtaaaaaacttgctaaaatttcatttgggaaatgaaactgatgccataagtttgttgggaagttaaattttggcgaaaaatattttggctaaacggcggtatccctgCTTTAACTCATATTTAGCAGTCGTAACAGCACAAAAGAATTTTTAGTTAGGAATTTATTGCACGAGAGTCAAatgatttaatttcagtactaTTTCGTACCGTATTAAGATATACAATTGTAGCTATGAGTTTTTCAATGGTGCGGAATATTCTTTAATAGGTACAGTATTTTATTAGACGATATTTTATTTGAATGCGTATTGGTTACATTCGTGGTAAATTTACCTTGGCTCTTTCGATGAATCTATCAGCATCTGCGGTTGTCAGGGGAGCAGATCCATTGATGATCACCTCCAGATGTTGGAATGTTTCTGGAGATGCAGCTGGATGTGAAGCCATCAGTAACACTGGAATGTATTCGTTTATTTTCTCAGCACATATAAataatcatataaaattaagtatcagCCAAAACAAAAGCCACATTAAAACTTTTacaggaaattttacagagaaatcaaaattcaaataaaaaataactcgtATAAATTTAAGAGAACTTTGAGAAAGAAATTTTGCGTACCAATAGGAGGAGCAGCGTACAAAACATTGGTCTTATACTTTTCCAAGGTTCGCAGAAACAGTTGAGGCTGGAACTTTGGCAGGGTCACCAATTTAATTCCCTGGGATAACTTGTGGAACATCATCACCTCTGCGCCGTATATGTGGAAAAATGGCAGCACTGCCATAACGGCGTCTTGGTGGGTTGCTGGAAATTAAAGGCCGTGCCAGGTTAAGCTAAGTAAATCTGCCCCCACTAAGTTAtgccttgtatttttttttgatggTGTGGTTGTTTATTTTGGTGGCGTGGATATTAGTAacaagtatgcaaaatttcagaccccaaaactttagttttttgtaaaaaaaaaaaactaaatatgatCTTTCTTCGATTTTTTTTCTAGCCAGCCAATTTTGATGTGCGTTACGTATGTCGTGCGTATAGTAATAGCAATTATATAACATCAATTATTGGATATATTGATATACgaacaagtaaaataaaatacaaaaaaataattcgaCCGCTCCATTTTTTTCACCAGTAATTCACCTACCAACgacctataatatatattgtcccctcactagctcggaaagccgtcttttatcctttaaaacaagcggggaaaaacgcattttatccactagtggggaaagtaatttgaccttggatggagcgtgtttaagtagcttgacagataacaaaacgtaaaacgctcataataatggttcgttcgatattaattattattaaataaatggtttgagaatttaataaaaaataccagatttagctgtatttaatgattttaagtcataaaccttaaaactccataataaacgtttgttttttaataattatgttaaatatgattctgaacgcacaagttaagtcgatgcaatttcaaaacgcatcattgacatttcaaacgttagaaatgtcaacattgtcaacaaaaattttacttaaaaacttctcacgtaaaagtagagaatttccagagttttttgttataatatcgtaaaaaaatgatgaagatgatctaacgcctgtggatgttgcactttcctcgctatagtgaggggaaaagttttgtgttacacacaggtgcaaatgtattttacttctcgtgtgttaaaatacaactttgcacccttgtataacaaataactatttcaacacacttgctcaaaacgacgtttttattccaccgatttttggctcataatcctagatattaaacacgcgtgctctttcagtgtattattctactcgtgctttttcattatattatccgactgagttaagaaggtaactgattgctaataatatgcatggaaagggagccttctttaattggtcggactggcggccCGGCCGCCCCGCTCGgctcgccgcccgcggccggggcgaggggcggccggcagtatgacagatgcaacacacaatactaactgttttaactattacaatttgattaatatgagtttcttttttttctcgcaagtgtgttgaaaaacgtcgtatgaaacgcgtgtgcattggtcattacacacatcggctttcttattgcgcgctcgcttacagctcgcgcgcacagtatcgcctcgtgtgtaatgaccaacttagcacacttgtatcataatgtactattacatacatttccTAGAACCGCTATACTATAAAGCGGAATCATTGAAACCCCTTTAGAGAATCGTGCATGTTGCATACTAAATACTGGCCACTTACATTTCATTAggtttaaaaacaaattgaaaaggttttttttttattggattgTGCATCAATTTCAGGTGATTGTCATATAGAATAGTGTGTTATTTAgtaggcatcgtaaactgcgagaaGTC belongs to Cydia strobilella chromosome 15, ilCydStro3.1, whole genome shotgun sequence and includes:
- the LOC134747764 gene encoding uncharacterized protein LOC134747764, coding for MASKSLFAANRTVALTKKSLKCLSSVRKFSETPWTHEGIIKSPFKDIEEPTCTLYESVWKNLEKWPDRTMAVCGMTGRGYTYSQGFKLSSAFAANLRGKLRVRDGDAVAVMLPNVPDYPVVALGILEAGAVITSINPIYTAHEVHRQLVMSGAKVIVTVRETTDVVKAALKMAKLDIPIIVVRTEDTDVPVGTIRFKELSVDVHVDLSPLKKVRRKAEDVCFLPYSSGTTGVPKGVELTNRNLVANCEQMNEPIIKTHNVTTATHQDAVMAVLPFFHIYGAEVMMFHKLSQGIKLVTLPKFQPQLFLRTLEKYKTNVLYAAPPIVLLMASHPAASPETFQHLEVIINGSAPLTTADADRFIERAKRKFDFRQGYGLTETSPVVTVTPRGNDNYGCVGLPVPNTELKIVDENLTTLGPNEKGELLIRGPQVMKGYRNNDKANKEAFTDDGWFRSGDLAIGDEHGIITIADRLKELIKVKGFQVPPAELEGVLRDHPSVDDAAVIGVPHETNGEAPKAFIVLKKGHNVARSNICDFVKERVAEYKRINDVTFLDELPKNSTGKILRRELKEKYT